From a region of the Actinomycetota bacterium genome:
- a CDS encoding peptidoglycan DD-metalloendopeptidase family protein — translation MTAARRVQAFAAAAVASLVVALAPSVASAHGTGHDQRALDDARRKVSAVEAQLRSARAEQRDADQALRDADARLSLLEEAVNEAAAALDRQQLAVDEAAGRVAQLQDQMAAQRDAFASRAATLYKRGAGLPFEAVLSAGSLGEALDRGAYVQALSSSDRAALEGLVATRTATDAERVRLAAERDHLAAMKVEQERLLAQVAELRRDRALQAAAARANVAGLEEQREDLEAESRRVEQLIRRKEAAARAARSAASASSTRSARGAVPAAVGVGGYAWPRCDRVTSGFGRRWGRMHTGIDIDGNTGDPIFAAKAGQVLFVGWQGGYGRLTLIAHGDGVVTAYAHQSAFAVADGQRVAQGQRIGSVGSTGYSTGSHLHFETRVSGTPVDPRRYLPGRC, via the coding sequence TTGACGGCTGCCCGTCGCGTCCAGGCGTTCGCCGCCGCAGCGGTCGCCAGCCTCGTCGTCGCCCTCGCCCCGTCGGTTGCCTCCGCCCACGGCACCGGCCACGACCAGCGGGCTCTGGACGACGCCCGCCGGAAGGTGTCCGCGGTCGAAGCGCAGCTGAGAAGCGCCCGCGCGGAGCAGCGCGACGCGGACCAGGCGCTCCGCGACGCCGACGCCCGCTTGTCGCTCCTCGAGGAGGCCGTCAACGAGGCGGCCGCTGCCCTGGACCGTCAGCAGCTCGCGGTGGACGAGGCGGCGGGGCGGGTCGCTCAGCTACAGGACCAGATGGCCGCCCAGCGTGACGCGTTCGCCAGCCGCGCAGCGACGCTGTACAAGCGGGGTGCCGGCCTGCCCTTCGAGGCGGTACTGAGCGCCGGCTCGCTCGGCGAGGCGCTCGATCGCGGGGCGTACGTCCAGGCGCTGTCGTCGTCGGACCGGGCCGCCCTCGAAGGCCTCGTCGCCACCCGGACCGCCACCGATGCCGAGCGCGTCCGCCTGGCTGCCGAACGCGACCACCTGGCCGCGATGAAGGTCGAGCAGGAGCGGCTGCTGGCACAGGTCGCCGAACTGCGCCGAGACCGCGCCCTCCAGGCCGCTGCGGCCCGCGCCAACGTCGCTGGGCTCGAGGAGCAGCGCGAGGACCTGGAGGCGGAGTCGCGGCGCGTCGAGCAGCTGATCCGCCGAAAGGAGGCGGCCGCCCGCGCCGCGCGGTCCGCCGCCTCGGCCTCCTCCACCCGCTCCGCGCGGGGGGCCGTCCCCGCCGCCGTCGGCGTCGGCGGGTACGCGTGGCCACGCTGCGACCGGGTCACATCCGGGTTCGGCCGCCGCTGGGGACGGATGCACACCGGGATCGACATCGACGGCAACACCGGCGACCCGATCTTCGCTGCCAAGGCCGGGCAGGTCCTCTTCGTCGGTTGGCAGGGCGGGTACGGGCGCCTGACGCTGATCGCGCACGGCGACGGGGTCGTCACCGCCTACGCGCACCAAAGCGCGTTCGCCGTCGCGGACGGCCAGCGGGTCGCCCAGGGCCAGCGCATCGGCAGCGTCGGGAGCACCGGGTACTCGACCGGTTCGCACCTGCACTTCGAGACGCGTGTGAGCGGCACACCCGTCGATCCGCGTCGGTACCTGCCGGGCAGGTGCTGA
- a CDS encoding VanW family protein codes for MSTMHRPPSPETAVTTSDQDAIPPPSPPFARRRVIVAAAVLAVVVIAFVGALRLVHRGEVLPGVVVDGVEVGGLGRQDAHAALMQLVAARQSDPVTFTLEGREFAYVPGTEGYGADLAAAVDRAMAPGRDRNVLADSWTHVASLSGRRIEVSLVDRSNEERARAFVTDVAEQVDREPFVGRVTADPDTLVVTAEPPADGVRVKQEQALDQLLAAIRVAGPQSMPLPAEVLPVDIAPEQVDRVAAQARHALAEPLRLTAHGSTVAVLDPGDVAPLIAATVNESGAFVLHVPVDAVRSAFAPYLDRLNVAPRSATFEVIGGLVAFDDKDDATWEPKPADLRLVPSADGAEFDPERTARQLTELLTSGTRRAALDLVVVEPDLTTEQARGLGVTKLIGTFTTYHECCKNRVRNIQRMADLIRGKVLRPGETFSINAHVGERTRAKGFAADGTIVGGEYVNEVGGGVSQFATTAYNAAFFAGIDIVEHKAHSYFISRYPMGREATLYYPGVDLKLRNDSDNGILIHTSYTDRSITVSLFGDNGGRRVTAVHGQPTNWRDHRTVYRDNPSLRPGSSRRVQAGGRGFDVTVTRTIDRDGRSTEQRIFTRYEAPLEIVERNDRAAPPPAPAPEQPAGDDPPPAADASAPPPEQPQAPPPQ; via the coding sequence ATGAGCACCATGCACCGCCCTCCTTCACCGGAGACGGCCGTCACGACGTCGGACCAGGACGCGATCCCGCCACCGTCGCCGCCGTTCGCCCGCCGCCGCGTCATCGTCGCCGCGGCGGTGCTGGCGGTCGTCGTGATCGCGTTCGTCGGGGCGCTCCGCCTGGTCCACCGCGGAGAGGTCCTCCCCGGCGTCGTGGTCGACGGCGTCGAGGTCGGCGGCCTGGGCCGCCAGGATGCCCACGCGGCGCTGATGCAGCTCGTCGCGGCCCGTCAGAGCGACCCGGTCACCTTCACCCTCGAGGGGCGTGAGTTCGCCTACGTCCCGGGTACCGAGGGGTACGGGGCCGACCTGGCCGCAGCGGTCGACCGGGCGATGGCGCCCGGGCGTGACCGCAACGTGCTCGCCGACAGCTGGACGCACGTGGCGTCGCTGTCGGGCCGCCGGATCGAGGTCAGCCTCGTCGACCGTTCCAACGAGGAACGTGCCCGTGCGTTCGTCACCGACGTGGCCGAGCAGGTCGACCGGGAACCGTTCGTCGGTCGGGTCACCGCCGATCCCGACACCCTCGTCGTGACCGCCGAGCCGCCCGCCGACGGCGTCCGCGTCAAGCAGGAACAGGCGCTGGATCAGCTCCTGGCGGCGATCCGTGTGGCCGGGCCTCAGTCCATGCCGCTGCCGGCCGAGGTCCTGCCGGTGGATATCGCCCCGGAGCAGGTCGACCGTGTCGCCGCGCAGGCGCGGCATGCGCTCGCCGAGCCGCTGAGGCTGACCGCCCACGGCAGCACGGTGGCGGTGCTGGATCCCGGCGACGTCGCTCCGCTGATCGCGGCAACCGTCAACGAGTCCGGCGCGTTCGTCCTTCACGTGCCGGTCGACGCGGTGCGTTCCGCGTTCGCGCCCTACCTCGACCGGCTCAACGTCGCGCCCCGCTCGGCGACGTTCGAGGTCATCGGCGGCCTGGTGGCCTTCGACGACAAGGACGACGCGACCTGGGAGCCCAAGCCGGCGGACCTCCGCCTCGTCCCCAGCGCGGACGGCGCCGAGTTCGACCCCGAGCGCACCGCCCGCCAGCTCACGGAGCTGCTGACGAGCGGAACCCGCCGAGCCGCCCTCGACCTGGTCGTCGTCGAGCCGGACCTGACGACGGAACAGGCCCGGGGGCTTGGCGTCACCAAGCTGATCGGGACGTTCACCACCTACCACGAGTGCTGCAAGAACCGCGTCCGTAACATCCAGCGGATGGCGGATCTGATCCGCGGGAAGGTGCTGCGGCCGGGCGAGACCTTCTCGATCAACGCCCACGTCGGGGAACGCACCCGCGCGAAGGGGTTCGCGGCCGACGGCACGATCGTGGGCGGCGAGTACGTCAACGAGGTCGGGGGTGGGGTGTCGCAGTTCGCCACGACCGCGTACAACGCGGCGTTCTTCGCCGGGATCGACATCGTCGAGCACAAGGCCCACAGCTACTTCATCTCGCGGTACCCGATGGGCCGCGAGGCGACCCTGTACTACCCGGGGGTCGACCTGAAGCTGCGCAACGACAGCGACAACGGGATCCTGATCCATACCTCGTACACCGACAGGTCGATCACGGTGTCGCTGTTCGGTGACAACGGTGGCCGCCGGGTGACGGCCGTCCACGGACAGCCGACGAACTGGCGCGACCACCGCACCGTCTACCGCGACAACCCGAGCCTGCGACCGGGCAGCTCCCGGCGGGTGCAGGCGGGCGGCCGTGGTTTCGATGTGACCGTCACCAGGACCATCGACCGTGACGGTCGCAGCACCGAGCAGCGGATCTTCACCCGCTACGAGGCGCCGCTGGAGATCGTCGAGCGCAACGACCGCGCCGCCCCGCCGCCTGCTCCCGCCCCGGAGCAGCCGGCCGGCGACGACCCGCCGCCGGCCGCTGACGCGTCGGCTCCGCCCCCCGAACAACCGCAGGCACCACCCCCACAGTGA
- a CDS encoding PspC domain-containing protein encodes MRDRLTPTGLQDAVDDEPLRRPTGAAAFGGAPASGDDTAASTAPTQQPAGGGPPAPSRRRRLVRSRDDRMIAGVCGGIARYLGVDSTIVRVVFVVGAFAFGPGLVAYLVLWIAMPNEPR; translated from the coding sequence ATGCGTGACCGGCTGACACCGACCGGTTTGCAAGACGCCGTCGACGACGAGCCGCTTCGGCGCCCCACCGGGGCCGCCGCCTTCGGGGGGGCGCCAGCGTCAGGCGACGACACTGCCGCCTCGACCGCTCCAACGCAGCAGCCCGCGGGCGGCGGCCCCCCTGCGCCATCACGGCGACGCCGGCTCGTCCGCAGCCGCGACGACCGCATGATCGCCGGGGTCTGTGGAGGCATCGCCCGCTATCTGGGCGTCGACTCCACGATCGTGCGGGTGGTGTTCGTCGTCGGGGCATTCGCGTTCGGCCCTGGCCTGGTGGCCTACCTGGTCCTGTGGATCGCCATGCCGAACGAGCCCCGTTGA
- a CDS encoding ribonuclease HI encodes MSELTCERCGTNFSVPDDVRSRYPGWTPRHCRSCHQDVSGAPGGQARGDRPGHGLQENLTLAEVLSRYSGGPDSGVFTDGSANPNPGPGGWGAVYVVDGEIVVQSHGHEPHTTNNRMELTAVIRGCDLVPSATSATVYTDSRLVHDTITKWAAGWERRGWTRKTGEVSNLDLVKEAYRRFQERPELRIEWIPAHAGNRWNEYADSLSTAYTRQQL; translated from the coding sequence ATGTCCGAGTTGACCTGCGAACGCTGTGGCACGAACTTCTCGGTCCCCGACGACGTGCGCAGCCGGTACCCGGGCTGGACGCCGCGCCACTGCCGGTCGTGCCACCAGGATGTGTCCGGCGCTCCCGGGGGGCAGGCCAGAGGCGACAGGCCGGGACATGGTCTGCAGGAGAACCTCACGCTGGCCGAGGTGCTGTCGCGGTACAGCGGCGGGCCCGACAGCGGTGTCTTCACCGACGGCAGTGCCAACCCCAACCCGGGGCCGGGTGGTTGGGGGGCGGTGTACGTGGTGGACGGTGAGATCGTCGTGCAGAGCCACGGCCACGAGCCGCACACCACCAACAACCGGATGGAGTTGACGGCCGTGATCCGCGGCTGCGATCTCGTGCCCTCAGCGACGTCGGCGACGGTGTACACCGACAGTCGGCTGGTGCACGACACGATCACCAAGTGGGCCGCCGGCTGGGAGAGACGAGGCTGGACCCGCAAGACCGGCGAGGTCTCCAACCTGGATCTCGTCAAGGAGGCGTACCGCCGGTTCCAGGAGCGTCCCGAGCTGCGGATCGAATGGATCCCCGCCCACGCCGGGAACCGCTGGAACGAGTACGCCGACTCGTTGTCGACCGCCTACACCCGACAACAGCTGTGA
- a CDS encoding TerC family protein, producing the protein MWAWVAFIAATVAFLLLDLLVFHREAHRVTTREAAVASAAWIGLGLLFAVVVWMWLGGQATQEYLTGYLIEKSLSVDNLFVFVLIFSYFRVPNKYQHRVLFYGILGAFVFRGLFIAVGAALLARFSWVAFLFGGFLIYTAYRLGRHEGVEVDPADNPVLNLVRRVVPMTHSFHGQKLFVRGSELTEEEAGRPSSRRAVWATPLFAVLVVIETTDIIFAVDSIPAIFGITRNAFLVFSSNAMALLGLRALYFLLADLVARFRYLDTGLALILGIVGVKLIYEELVHLQDAGRVHLPEWTIVHIPPWAPLVLVAVVLTVATVMSVRNPLPDAEIERRLQQASPSESPIESSPQEAGATPGE; encoded by the coding sequence CTGTGGGCGTGGGTCGCGTTCATCGCCGCGACGGTGGCGTTCCTGCTGCTCGACCTGTTGGTGTTCCACCGCGAGGCACATCGGGTCACCACCCGCGAGGCCGCGGTGGCGTCCGCGGCGTGGATCGGGCTCGGACTGCTGTTCGCGGTCGTGGTCTGGATGTGGCTGGGTGGCCAGGCCACCCAAGAGTACCTCACCGGGTACCTGATCGAGAAGAGCCTGTCGGTCGACAACCTCTTCGTGTTCGTCCTGATCTTCAGCTACTTCCGCGTCCCCAACAAGTACCAGCACCGCGTGCTGTTCTATGGGATCCTCGGCGCGTTCGTCTTCCGGGGCCTGTTCATCGCGGTCGGCGCCGCCCTGCTGGCCAGGTTCTCGTGGGTGGCGTTCCTGTTCGGGGGCTTCCTGATCTACACCGCGTACAGGCTCGGCAGACACGAAGGGGTCGAGGTCGACCCGGCCGACAATCCGGTGCTGAACCTCGTCCGACGTGTGGTCCCCATGACCCACAGCTTCCACGGTCAGAAGCTGTTCGTGCGCGGGTCCGAGCTCACCGAGGAGGAGGCCGGGCGCCCCTCCAGCCGCCGAGCTGTGTGGGCCACGCCGCTGTTCGCGGTGCTGGTCGTGATCGAGACGACCGACATCATCTTCGCCGTCGACTCCATCCCGGCGATCTTCGGGATCACCCGCAACGCCTTCCTGGTGTTCTCGTCCAACGCCATGGCGCTGCTGGGACTGCGTGCCCTGTACTTCCTCCTGGCGGACCTGGTCGCGCGGTTCCGCTACCTCGATACCGGCCTGGCGCTGATCCTGGGGATCGTCGGGGTGAAGCTGATCTACGAGGAGCTGGTGCACCTCCAGGACGCGGGACGTGTCCACCTGCCGGAGTGGACGATCGTGCACATCCCCCCGTGGGCGCCGCTGGTTCTGGTCGCCGTCGTGCTGACGGTTGCGACCGTCATGTCGGTGCGCAACCCGCTCCCCGACGCGGAGATCGAGCGTCGGCTGCAGCAGGCGAGCCCGTCCGAGTCGCCGATCGAGAGCTCACCGCAGGAGGCGGGGGCGACACCGGGGGAGTAG
- a CDS encoding PAC2 family protein, which yields MELLRFDGPLDETLVEPVMVVALDGWTDAGRCGSVAAERLQAQWHAQVVASFDGDALYDYRDRRPILSIDRGLLGEPTWPSLDVFHLHAGGDKDVLLVQGGEPDFAWRQLCADIVELAAHTGAQRYVGLGAVPAPVPHTRPTRLTTTGSDEELLDRFGRPHERLTVPASCQVIIEAALRDAGLRTLGLWARIPHYVAGEYPAGALVLLDELAAIVEADVDLSEVRADADAHRQRLDLAARSSDEISSHIQQLEAAYDADVEAEASFGPLPSGDEIAAEFEQFLRRQSEPDDH from the coding sequence ATGGAACTGCTCCGCTTCGATGGGCCACTCGACGAGACGCTGGTCGAGCCGGTCATGGTCGTGGCGTTGGACGGGTGGACCGACGCGGGCAGGTGCGGGTCGGTGGCGGCGGAGCGCCTGCAGGCGCAGTGGCACGCCCAGGTCGTGGCGTCCTTCGACGGCGACGCCCTGTACGACTACCGCGACCGGCGTCCGATCCTGTCCATCGATCGCGGGCTGCTCGGCGAGCCGACGTGGCCGTCGCTCGATGTCTTCCACCTGCACGCCGGGGGGGACAAGGACGTGCTGCTGGTGCAAGGCGGCGAGCCCGATTTCGCGTGGCGGCAGCTGTGCGCCGACATCGTCGAGCTCGCCGCCCACACCGGTGCCCAGCGATACGTGGGGTTGGGAGCGGTCCCGGCACCGGTCCCCCACACCCGCCCGACCCGGCTCACCACGACCGGGAGTGACGAAGAGCTGCTCGACCGGTTCGGGCGCCCCCACGAGCGGTTGACGGTCCCGGCGTCCTGCCAGGTGATCATCGAAGCGGCCCTGCGCGACGCAGGCCTGCGCACGTTGGGCCTGTGGGCCCGCATCCCCCACTACGTCGCCGGGGAGTACCCCGCCGGGGCGTTGGTGCTACTCGACGAGCTCGCCGCGATCGTCGAGGCGGACGTGGACCTGTCGGAGGTGCGCGCCGACGCCGACGCCCACCGTCAGCGGCTGGACCTCGCGGCGCGGAGCAGCGACGAGATCTCGTCGCACATCCAGCAGTTGGAGGCCGCCTACGACGCCGATGTCGAGGCCGAAGCCAGCTTCGGACCGCTGCCCAGCGGCGACGAGATCGCTGCGGAGTTCGAGCAGTTCCTGCGGCGCCAGAGCGAGCCTGACGACCACTGA
- the lat gene encoding L-lysine 6-transaminase, translated as MVDPRVDPRDVLHTLGRHMLTESFDFVLDATASHGVWLVDARDGSEHLDLFSFFASNTLGMNHPALVADDEFRERLADVALHKPSNSDIYSVELARFTDTFERVLGDPALPRYFFIEGGAMAVENGLKVAFDWKSQRNEQAGRSPDLGTRVLHLQGAFHGRSGYTMSVTDTEPMKTARFPRFDWPRVPVPAVRFPLEDHLAELEHAEERALQQAAAAFARYAHDIACFIAEPIQGEGGDNHMRGVFLQRMQDLCHEHDALFVLDEVQTGVGLTGSRWCYEQLGLEPDIVAYGKKVHVGGIMAGRRVEDVASNALRTPSRLNSTFGGNLTDMVRATRILELFDADRLAERAAASGKVLVELLMQLAAEHPHMVGNVRGRGLMCAFDLPDRSTRDAVRQRLFDEERVMMLGCGERSLRFRPPLTIEGGELRVGVDAIDRVLTRS; from the coding sequence ATGGTCGATCCGCGGGTCGATCCTCGCGACGTGCTGCACACGCTGGGTCGGCACATGCTGACCGAGAGCTTCGACTTCGTCCTGGATGCCACGGCGAGTCACGGAGTGTGGCTTGTGGACGCCCGTGACGGCAGTGAGCATCTCGACCTGTTCTCGTTCTTCGCCTCGAACACGCTCGGGATGAACCACCCTGCCCTGGTCGCCGATGACGAGTTCCGTGAGCGGCTGGCGGACGTTGCGCTGCACAAACCGTCGAACTCGGATATCTACAGCGTGGAGCTCGCCCGCTTCACCGACACGTTCGAGCGCGTCCTGGGTGATCCGGCGCTGCCCCGGTACTTCTTCATCGAAGGCGGGGCCATGGCGGTGGAGAACGGACTGAAGGTCGCGTTCGACTGGAAGTCACAACGCAACGAGCAGGCCGGCCGGTCACCCGACCTGGGGACGCGGGTGCTGCACCTGCAGGGGGCGTTCCACGGCCGCAGCGGGTACACCATGTCGGTCACCGACACGGAGCCGATGAAAACCGCCCGTTTCCCCCGGTTCGACTGGCCACGCGTACCGGTCCCGGCGGTGCGGTTCCCGCTCGAGGACCACCTGGCCGAACTCGAGCACGCCGAGGAGCGAGCGCTTCAACAAGCCGCCGCAGCGTTCGCCCGGTACGCGCACGACATCGCGTGCTTCATCGCCGAGCCGATCCAGGGTGAGGGTGGCGACAACCACATGCGCGGCGTGTTCCTGCAGCGGATGCAGGACCTGTGCCATGAGCACGATGCACTGTTCGTCCTCGACGAGGTCCAGACCGGCGTCGGTCTGACCGGTTCGCGCTGGTGCTACGAGCAGCTGGGCCTCGAGCCCGACATCGTCGCCTACGGCAAGAAGGTGCACGTCGGGGGGATCATGGCGGGGCGGCGCGTCGAGGACGTCGCGTCGAACGCCTTGCGGACGCCATCCCGGCTGAACTCGACCTTCGGTGGGAACCTCACGGACATGGTCCGCGCCACGCGGATCCTCGAGCTGTTCGACGCTGACCGGCTGGCCGAGCGGGCGGCCGCGTCCGGGAAGGTCCTGGTCGAGCTGCTCATGCAACTGGCCGCGGAACACCCGCACATGGTCGGCAACGTCCGCGGGCGCGGCTTGATGTGCGCCTTCGACCTGCCGGACCGCTCGACCCGCGACGCGGTCCGCCAACGGCTGTTCGACGAGGAACGCGTGATGATGCTCGGCTGCGGTGAACGCAGCTTGCGCTTCCGTCCTCCGCTGACGATCGAGGGTGGCGAGCTCCGCGTCGGAGTCGACGCCATCGATCGGGTCCTCACCCGGTCATGA
- a CDS encoding carbohydrate kinase family protein yields MRIAVTGSIANDYLMRFPGRFSELILADQLDRLSLSFLVDELEVRRGGVAANICFGMAQLGLRPVLVGAAGHDFADYRAWLERHGVDAHSVHISELKHTARFHCTTDIDNRQIASFYAGAMEEARLIELAPVLERVGGIDLVVISPNDPQAMLRHTDEARRAGIAFVADPSQQLARMAGPEIRRLVDGAAYLITNDYERTIMESKTGWSHAEVLARVGVRVTTHGSNGCEIETAGGQALHVPACPENEVVDPTGVGDGFRAGFLTAHAWGLTAKRSAQIGSLLATLVLESLGTQQYVVEPNAFVERLARAYGQEAADDVAPHIAARV; encoded by the coding sequence ATGCGGATCGCCGTCACCGGCTCGATCGCCAACGACTACCTGATGCGGTTCCCCGGGCGGTTCAGCGAACTCATCCTCGCCGACCAGCTGGACCGGCTCTCGCTCAGCTTCCTGGTTGACGAGCTCGAGGTGCGGCGCGGCGGCGTCGCGGCGAACATCTGCTTCGGCATGGCACAGCTCGGTCTCCGCCCCGTCCTGGTCGGAGCCGCGGGGCACGACTTCGCCGACTACCGCGCCTGGCTGGAGCGACACGGCGTGGACGCACACTCCGTGCACATCTCCGAGCTCAAGCACACCGCGCGATTCCACTGCACGACCGATATCGATAACCGCCAGATCGCGTCCTTCTACGCCGGGGCGATGGAGGAAGCCCGGCTGATCGAGCTTGCACCGGTGCTCGAGCGCGTCGGCGGGATCGACCTGGTGGTGATCTCGCCCAACGATCCCCAGGCCATGCTGCGCCACACCGACGAGGCCCGCCGAGCCGGGATCGCGTTCGTGGCCGACCCGAGCCAGCAGCTGGCCCGGATGGCGGGCCCCGAGATCCGCCGGCTCGTCGACGGCGCGGCGTACCTCATCACCAACGACTACGAACGCACGATCATGGAGTCCAAGACCGGCTGGTCACACGCCGAGGTCCTCGCACGGGTCGGGGTCCGCGTCACCACACACGGGTCCAACGGCTGCGAGATCGAGACCGCCGGGGGGCAGGCACTGCACGTGCCGGCGTGCCCGGAGAACGAGGTCGTGGACCCCACCGGCGTCGGGGACGGCTTCCGGGCGGGGTTCCTGACCGCCCACGCCTGGGGCCTGACCGCGAAACGCTCGGCGCAGATCGGCAGTCTGCTCGCGACGCTCGTCCTCGAGTCGCTCGGTACCCAGCAGTACGTGGTCGAGCCCAACGCGTTCGTGGAGCGCCTGGCACGCGCGTACGGGCAGGAGGCCGCCGACGACGTCGCCCCACACATCGCAGCCCGCGTCTGA
- a CDS encoding wax ester/triacylglycerol synthase family O-acyltransferase: protein MERLSGLDAAFLYGETSSAHMHVGSAMLFDPSTADVDYSLQRVRDTVEAHLHEIPTFRQRLVFVPFNLHHPVWVNDPDFDLEYHIRSTTLPSPGGLDQLADFAADVISRPLDRDRPLWEMWYVDGLEDGHIAVVTKIHHAAIDGVSGREIATTLLDTDPDPEVSAPQGTFDPEPIPSDLRLLARAAADRASLPVELAETAYRTVRGALKLGALEFEARRDDSDQPNGDRPPAPFTAPRTRFNASITPHRRVAFVSLALDDVKQVKRAFDVSFNDVVLAVCAGALRSYLAEHGELPADDLVTWVPIAVRPGGGDDQRNAVSAMITSLATATADPAERLRRVSRSAQHAKRQHLAIGATTLTDWAEFAAPAMFARAARLYSATGMAERHRPLYNVVVSNVPGPRRSLYFAGAELLSYHPLGPIIDGGALNISVVSYRDGLFFGLVTCRESVPDVSRLGEHLADSLAELLQAAPTEGSS from the coding sequence ATGGAGCGCCTGTCCGGACTCGACGCTGCGTTCCTGTACGGGGAAACGTCCAGCGCCCACATGCACGTGGGGTCCGCGATGCTGTTCGATCCGTCGACGGCAGATGTGGACTACTCCCTGCAGCGGGTGCGCGACACGGTCGAGGCCCACCTGCACGAGATCCCCACGTTCCGGCAGCGGTTGGTGTTCGTCCCGTTCAACCTGCATCACCCGGTGTGGGTGAACGACCCCGACTTCGACCTCGAGTACCACATCCGGTCCACGACGCTGCCCAGCCCCGGCGGCCTCGACCAGCTGGCCGACTTCGCGGCCGACGTGATCAGCCGGCCCTTGGATCGCGACCGGCCGCTGTGGGAGATGTGGTACGTCGATGGGCTCGAGGACGGCCACATCGCCGTGGTCACCAAGATCCACCACGCCGCGATCGACGGCGTCTCTGGCCGCGAGATCGCGACCACGCTGCTGGACACCGACCCGGATCCCGAGGTCAGCGCCCCGCAGGGGACGTTCGATCCCGAGCCGATCCCGTCGGACCTGCGCCTGCTGGCGCGTGCTGCCGCTGACCGGGCCAGTCTGCCCGTCGAGCTGGCCGAGACCGCCTACCGCACCGTCCGAGGCGCGTTGAAGCTGGGCGCTCTGGAGTTCGAAGCCCGACGAGACGACAGCGATCAGCCCAACGGCGACCGGCCGCCGGCACCGTTCACCGCCCCGCGGACGCGTTTCAACGCGTCGATCACACCCCACCGCCGGGTCGCGTTCGTCTCGCTCGCACTTGACGACGTCAAGCAGGTCAAGCGCGCGTTCGACGTCTCGTTCAACGACGTGGTGCTGGCGGTCTGCGCCGGAGCTCTCCGCAGCTACCTCGCCGAGCACGGCGAGCTCCCCGCCGACGACCTGGTCACGTGGGTCCCGATCGCGGTCCGCCCCGGCGGCGGCGACGACCAGCGCAACGCGGTCTCGGCGATGATCACCTCGCTGGCCACCGCCACAGCGGACCCGGCCGAGCGTCTGCGTCGGGTGTCGCGGAGCGCCCAGCACGCCAAGCGGCAACACCTGGCAATCGGCGCCACCACGCTGACCGACTGGGCGGAGTTCGCCGCGCCGGCGATGTTCGCGCGGGCCGCCCGGCTGTACTCGGCCACCGGGATGGCCGAACGGCACCGGCCTCTGTACAACGTCGTCGTCTCCAACGTCCCTGGGCCCCGACGGTCGCTGTACTTCGCCGGCGCCGAGCTGCTCAGCTACCACCCGCTGGGCCCGATCATCGACGGGGGCGCGCTCAACATCAGCGTGGTCAGCTATCGCGACGGGCTGTTCTTCGGGCTGGTCACCTGCCGCGAGAGCGTCCCGGACGTGTCCCGGCTGGGCGAGCACCTCGCCGACAGCCTCGCCGAGCTGCTGCAGGCGGCCCCCACCGAAGGATCGTCGTGA